The following coding sequences are from one Lysinibacillus sp. FSL W8-0992 window:
- a CDS encoding CAP domain-containing protein, with translation MKALFRILIACATIAFIGFMFFNTPKENEPLEGPNANSNIIPKTELEQPEVGAMTRPQSGMSTLIGQGIQVVLEQYGEPARKEPSSFGYEWWVYKTSVSTFFMLGVQNDIVTQVYIAGDKLDATPFKIGQKRDDIYRMTIIDYEVAANVGENIFIFSMSEEDMQTRLLIKFDGLFAQLYIDRETSALQGVRFTDSETLVLHQPYEMIYQGELVSPTPPSSFLQQDINEASTAQLDDLINVTRVHHDLAPLELDAKLEEVAKLHSEDMKVQNFSGHESPTNGDLKKRLDTHEIAYSDANENLATAYFDAIEAMHGWLNSPEHRKVILNDKFSAVGSGVFLNYYTQIFVEPSKQKDDSEESVEDTEEAVQ, from the coding sequence ATGAAAGCTTTATTTCGCATTTTAATTGCCTGTGCAACGATTGCGTTTATCGGCTTTATGTTCTTTAATACGCCTAAAGAAAATGAGCCACTTGAAGGTCCAAATGCCAATTCAAATATTATTCCGAAAACAGAGCTGGAGCAACCAGAAGTTGGAGCGATGACACGTCCGCAAAGTGGTATGTCGACATTAATTGGCCAAGGAATTCAAGTTGTCTTAGAACAATATGGTGAACCGGCAAGGAAAGAGCCTTCATCATTTGGTTACGAATGGTGGGTTTATAAAACAAGTGTGTCAACATTTTTTATGCTTGGCGTGCAAAACGATATAGTGACACAAGTATACATAGCGGGTGATAAGCTAGATGCTACACCTTTTAAAATAGGTCAGAAGCGGGACGATATTTACCGAATGACGATTATAGATTATGAAGTAGCTGCCAATGTGGGGGAAAATATTTTCATTTTCTCTATGAGTGAGGAAGATATGCAGACTAGGCTACTAATAAAATTTGATGGACTATTTGCACAGCTTTATATTGATAGAGAAACGAGTGCACTACAAGGTGTTCGCTTTACGGATAGTGAGACGCTCGTACTACATCAGCCTTATGAAATGATTTATCAAGGTGAGCTTGTTAGTCCGACGCCGCCATCCTCGTTTTTACAACAAGATATTAATGAAGCAAGTACTGCACAGCTTGATGATTTAATTAATGTCACGCGCGTTCATCATGATTTAGCTCCATTGGAACTTGATGCAAAACTAGAAGAAGTAGCAAAATTGCACAGTGAAGATATGAAAGTGCAAAATTTTTCAGGTCATGAATCACCAACAAATGGCGATTTAAAGAAACGTTTAGACACACATGAAATTGCTTATAGTGATGCGAATGAAAACCTCGCGACAGCATACTTTGATGCGATTGAGGCAATGCATGGCTGGCTCAATTCACCTGAACATCGCAAAGTAATTTTAAACGATAAATTTTCTGCTGTAGGATCAGGTGTCTTTTTAAATTACTATACTCAAATTTTCGTGGAGCCATCGAAGCAAAAAGATGATAGTGAGGAATCTGTTGAGGATACAGAAGAAGCAGTTCAATAA
- a CDS encoding YlbG family protein gives MNERQGLIVYVHQLKHAKSLRKYGHVHYISRKQKYVVLYCNREDIEMMSIKLQRLPFVKDVVESYRPFVKTEFENAKPDKAKEYDYKAGL, from the coding sequence ATGAACGAACGACAAGGGCTAATCGTTTACGTCCATCAATTAAAACATGCGAAATCACTTCGAAAATATGGTCATGTTCATTACATTTCTCGTAAGCAAAAGTACGTAGTATTATATTGCAATCGAGAGGACATTGAAATGATGTCAATAAAATTACAACGCCTTCCATTTGTGAAAGACGTTGTAGAATCTTATCGTCCCTTCGTTAAAACTGAGTTCGAAAATGCAAAGCCAGATAAAGCGAAGGAATACGACTATAAAGCGGGGCTATAA
- a CDS encoding UDP-N-acetylmuramoyl-L-alanyl-D-glutamate--2,6-diaminopimelate ligase, whose protein sequence is MQLAELLKDWPCSVTGGSIRTIITGVEDYAQSVKPGDIFIVRKGKKTSGSRFVKEALARGAAAVVSEESIAIPFSDQNIPFVWVPNTALFLSYASAKLAAFPAEALSVIAITGTNGKTTVSHFVSQLLKALHKNVAVIGTVGFFVNGQKQQTEYEQLTTLQAKELHPILKQCVRQGVTHVVLEASSMGLQQHRLDHCDIDCGVFLNLSEDHLEDHGGLEAYKRAKKRLADLSKKIVLNGDDNFCRSVGIYDKKKSCSFGFDNHNDLHIQIVSETIGKTVLCLQTTTSEHIIAIPFVGKYHVQNAVAALMAVWRLGFTIDELVEHMWGLKLPEGRLERIENLLGIDVYVDYAHTAEALQAVLQTFDSKKTIYLVFSCGGNRDKAKRFAMGAVASKYADVIFLTTDNPRDEDPILINESIIAGFSEQQYYEIFLDRKVAIHQALAKAQKGDIVLVAGKGHEQTQQIKNQKFPFSDQQCIKDYFASVMTNDAE, encoded by the coding sequence TTGCAATTAGCTGAGCTATTGAAAGATTGGCCATGTAGTGTAACTGGTGGATCCATTCGTACAATAATTACCGGTGTAGAGGATTATGCACAATCGGTGAAACCTGGAGATATTTTCATTGTCCGAAAAGGAAAAAAGACATCTGGCAGTCGCTTTGTAAAAGAAGCACTGGCAAGAGGAGCTGCCGCTGTAGTATCCGAGGAAAGTATTGCAATACCATTCAGCGATCAGAATATTCCTTTCGTTTGGGTACCGAATACCGCTTTGTTTTTATCTTATGCAAGTGCAAAACTAGCTGCTTTTCCGGCTGAAGCATTATCGGTTATTGCCATAACGGGAACTAATGGAAAAACAACGGTAAGTCATTTTGTAAGCCAATTACTAAAAGCTTTACATAAAAATGTAGCAGTTATTGGAACAGTAGGCTTCTTCGTTAATGGGCAAAAACAACAAACAGAATATGAGCAGTTAACAACATTACAAGCAAAAGAGCTGCATCCTATTTTAAAACAATGTGTTCGTCAAGGTGTTACACATGTTGTTTTAGAAGCTTCCTCAATGGGATTGCAACAGCATAGACTTGATCATTGCGATATTGATTGTGGGGTATTTTTAAATTTATCAGAGGATCATTTGGAAGACCATGGGGGACTAGAAGCGTATAAACGTGCTAAAAAGAGGTTAGCGGATTTATCAAAAAAAATTGTGTTAAATGGAGACGATAATTTTTGCCGCTCCGTTGGTATTTACGACAAGAAAAAATCATGCTCATTCGGCTTTGACAATCACAATGATTTACATATCCAAATTGTGAGTGAAACTATTGGAAAAACCGTACTATGTTTGCAAACGACAACGAGTGAGCACATTATTGCCATTCCTTTTGTTGGTAAGTATCATGTGCAAAATGCAGTAGCTGCATTAATGGCTGTGTGGCGTTTAGGTTTCACTATTGATGAACTAGTGGAGCATATGTGGGGACTTAAATTACCAGAAGGTAGACTGGAGCGAATAGAAAACCTACTTGGTATTGATGTGTATGTAGATTATGCACATACGGCAGAGGCATTGCAGGCAGTGTTACAAACTTTTGATAGTAAGAAGACCATCTACCTAGTGTTTAGCTGCGGTGGCAATAGAGATAAGGCAAAACGTTTTGCCATGGGTGCTGTGGCAAGCAAGTATGCAGATGTTATTTTCTTAACGACTGATAACCCTCGTGATGAGGATCCTATATTAATTAATGAAAGTATTATTGCTGGTTTCTCAGAGCAGCAATATTATGAAATTTTTTTAGACCGGAAAGTTGCGATTCATCAGGCATTGGCAAAAGCGCAAAAAGGAGATATTGTGCTTGTTGCCGGAAAAGGGCATGAACAAACACAACAAATAAAAAATCAAAAATTCCCTTTTTCCGATCAACAATGTATTAAAGATTATTTTGCCTCTGTTATGACTAACGACGCTGAATAA
- a CDS encoding YugN family protein, with protein MYFENTNLENLTADQELIENIMKNNGLECDGAWDYERMTFDRRFDTREGRYYLRVFAYAQSGDVGAHDAVLTLMKPALGKYYYPHGVEYGDDEVFPAHLVKKCDEILKKVRLDLEAFVVESPSNKKALETVNA; from the coding sequence ATGTATTTTGAGAATACTAACCTTGAGAATTTAACAGCTGACCAAGAACTGATTGAAAACATTATGAAAAATAATGGTTTAGAATGTGATGGTGCTTGGGATTACGAACGCATGACTTTTGACCGTCGTTTCGATACTCGTGAAGGCCGTTACTACCTACGCGTATTCGCATATGCGCAATCTGGTGATGTTGGAGCACATGATGCTGTCTTAACATTAATGAAACCAGCTCTTGGTAAATACTACTATCCACATGGTGTTGAGTATGGTGACGATGAAGTTTTCCCAGCTCATCTTGTAAAAAAATGTGATGAAATCTTAAAAAAAGTAAGATTAGACTTAGAAGCATTCGTAGTTGAGTCTCCTTCTAACAAAAAAGCGTTGGAAACTGTTAACGCGTAA
- the rsmD gene encoding 16S rRNA (guanine(966)-N(2))-methyltransferase RsmD gives MRVVAGERKGMPLKAVAGSTTRPTTDKVKESIFNMIGPFFDGGTALDLFAGSGGLGIESLSRGAEHAIFIEKDAKAYQVLQENIKKCRYENCSELFRIDAKRAVKALLKRDITFNLVFLDPPYHHKEYYDLVQVLVDHDKVQHNGIILCEHAKEVELPPSFGAFLLQRQETYGGTIISVYRCAGEEGE, from the coding sequence ATGAGAGTAGTAGCAGGAGAACGTAAAGGAATGCCCCTTAAGGCAGTTGCAGGGAGTACAACAAGACCTACAACAGACAAAGTAAAAGAATCCATATTTAATATGATAGGTCCATTTTTTGATGGCGGAACTGCACTTGATTTGTTTGCAGGAAGCGGTGGATTAGGAATTGAGTCGCTCAGCAGAGGTGCAGAACATGCTATCTTTATTGAAAAAGACGCTAAAGCCTATCAGGTATTACAGGAAAATATAAAGAAGTGTCGGTATGAAAATTGTTCAGAGCTTTTTCGCATTGATGCAAAGCGTGCTGTGAAAGCGCTATTAAAGCGTGATATTACGTTTAATCTTGTATTTTTAGATCCGCCCTATCACCATAAAGAATACTATGATTTAGTACAGGTGCTTGTGGACCATGATAAAGTACAACACAATGGTATTATTTTATGTGAACATGCAAAAGAAGTAGAATTACCACCTAGTTTTGGTGCTTTTCTATTACAGAGACAAGAAACATATGGCGGGACGATTATTTCGGTCTATCGTTGTGCTGGGGAAGAGGGAGAGTAA
- a CDS encoding SepM family pheromone-processing serine protease — MKKKIGLYVVFLVALCFLMLYRLDAYIMKPGSAYDVSKFVSVANDHTDEAGSMSLMTVAMQQATPFSYLWAKTQKYEKIMDIQQVRNPLEDDEEYNIRQLKLMSDSQFNAKYVAFQRAGLETKIHFNGVFVLNVLDGGASDGFLKAGDEITKVDGTEITNQQMLVDLLSTKQIGDKVTIQLLRNQKEQEETVTLKEIPQSEEKRAGLGITYAESKSIETNPSVTMHTEDIGGPSAGLMFTLEILNQLLEEDLTKGYAVAGTGEMLIDGSVGRIGGIDYKIIAADRDGMEIFFAPDDEISTEMKAKYPELESNYATAVKTAKDIGTKMKIVPVKTVDDAIAYLKQLEPK; from the coding sequence ATGAAGAAAAAAATTGGTTTATATGTAGTGTTTTTAGTCGCGCTTTGTTTTTTAATGCTATACCGACTAGACGCATATATTATGAAGCCTGGCAGTGCATACGATGTTAGTAAATTTGTTAGTGTCGCTAATGATCATACGGATGAAGCGGGGTCAATGAGTTTAATGACAGTTGCTATGCAACAAGCCACACCGTTTTCGTATTTATGGGCGAAAACGCAAAAATATGAAAAAATAATGGATATTCAACAAGTGAGAAATCCATTAGAGGATGACGAGGAATATAATATCCGACAGTTAAAGTTAATGTCAGACTCTCAATTCAATGCAAAATATGTGGCCTTTCAAAGAGCTGGGTTAGAGACGAAAATACACTTTAATGGTGTATTTGTATTAAATGTCTTAGATGGTGGCGCATCCGATGGTTTCTTAAAAGCGGGTGATGAAATTACGAAAGTGGATGGTACAGAAATTACGAACCAACAAATGCTTGTTGATTTGTTATCAACAAAACAAATTGGTGATAAAGTGACCATTCAATTATTACGTAATCAAAAGGAACAAGAAGAAACGGTTACTTTGAAGGAAATTCCTCAATCTGAGGAAAAGCGAGCTGGGTTAGGAATTACCTATGCAGAAAGTAAATCGATTGAAACGAATCCAAGTGTCACAATGCACACAGAAGATATTGGTGGTCCGTCAGCGGGACTTATGTTTACACTTGAAATTTTAAATCAATTATTGGAAGAGGATTTAACAAAAGGCTATGCAGTAGCTGGAACAGGTGAAATGCTCATAGATGGATCAGTTGGGCGAATTGGTGGTATTGATTACAAAATCATTGCAGCTGATCGAGATGGTATGGAAATCTTTTTTGCACCTGATGATGAAATCTCAACTGAAATGAAAGCAAAGTATCCTGAATTAGAATCGAATTATGCGACGGCAGTCAAAACGGCTAAAGATATCGGTACAAAAATGAAAATTGTACCTGTGAAAACGGTCGATGATGCAATTGCTTATTTAAAACAACTAGAACCTAAATAA
- a CDS encoding glycerophosphodiester phosphodiesterase translates to MGKKTKIAIAIAAASAAAWAGSKAISKPQQREGKQALQFDRPIILAHRGGAHLEPEHTMLAFEKSAQLGVDGFEIDIRLTKDEEIIVYHDATVERTTDGYGSVSEMTLAEINALNHGYQFEDLAGEFPYRDKKVDVVTLRELLESYPNMLINIDIKDAPDTYEGSLMPSKLWRLIEELNAEDHVVVTSFYGEQIDRFNLYAQNQVALGAGESDVRKAFASFSSQFGHLYHPKVDVFQIPPKSGVVSLDSPKFIQFLSNLNIPVHYWTINDSVTMNKLINNGAKGIITDRPDVAVELLQEHD, encoded by the coding sequence ATGGGTAAGAAAACGAAGATAGCTATTGCAATAGCAGCAGCCAGTGCAGCTGCTTGGGCAGGTAGTAAAGCTATTTCCAAACCTCAACAGCGTGAAGGGAAACAAGCATTACAATTTGATCGCCCGATCATTCTCGCACATCGTGGCGGAGCACATTTAGAACCTGAGCATACAATGCTTGCTTTTGAAAAATCTGCACAGTTAGGTGTAGACGGCTTTGAAATAGACATTCGCTTAACAAAAGACGAAGAAATTATCGTTTACCATGATGCTACCGTAGAACGTACTACTGATGGTTATGGGTCAGTATCAGAAATGACATTAGCAGAAATAAACGCATTGAATCATGGCTATCAATTTGAAGATTTAGCAGGTGAATTTCCTTATCGGGATAAAAAAGTTGACGTTGTTACACTACGTGAATTACTAGAAAGCTATCCAAATATGTTAATCAATATTGATATTAAAGATGCACCAGATACGTATGAAGGTAGTTTAATGCCTTCTAAACTATGGCGATTAATAGAAGAACTTAATGCAGAGGATCATGTCGTTGTCACTAGCTTTTATGGTGAACAAATTGACCGTTTTAATTTATATGCACAAAATCAAGTTGCGCTTGGAGCTGGTGAATCAGATGTGCGCAAAGCATTTGCTTCATTCTCAAGTCAATTCGGACATTTATATCATCCAAAAGTAGACGTATTTCAAATTCCTCCAAAATCAGGTGTCGTATCACTCGATTCACCGAAATTTATTCAGTTTTTAAGTAACTTGAATATCCCTGTCCATTATTGGACAATCAACGATTCTGTTACGATGAATAAATTAATTAATAACGGCGCAAAAGGTATTATTACCGATCGACCTGATGTTGCAGTTGAATTACTACAAGAACATGATTGA
- a CDS encoding YlbF family regulator translates to MMITSEWAIILDEADALCEMILSSEPANALRVAYNAVYSDSELVEAIYAFGRMKEQYEDVQRFGKYHPDYHTIMKSIRQQKRSLDLNEKISALKLAENDFQDLLDEISLLIGKTVSEAVKVPVSNPFFASNSSCGSGCGSGGSCSCSA, encoded by the coding sequence ATGATGATAACCTCTGAATGGGCAATCATTTTGGATGAGGCCGATGCGCTTTGCGAAATGATTCTTTCCTCCGAGCCTGCGAATGCGCTAAGGGTAGCGTATAATGCTGTATATAGCGATAGTGAGCTAGTTGAAGCTATTTATGCATTTGGTCGCATGAAGGAGCAATACGAAGATGTACAACGTTTCGGAAAATATCATCCGGATTATCATACAATTATGAAATCGATTCGTCAGCAAAAGCGCTCACTCGATTTAAATGAAAAAATTTCAGCATTAAAGTTAGCTGAAAATGATTTTCAAGATTTACTAGATGAGATAAGCTTACTTATAGGTAAAACTGTATCAGAAGCAGTAAAAGTACCAGTAAGTAATCCATTTTTCGCATCCAATTCTTCATGTGGAAGCGGTTGTGGCTCAGGTGGCTCTTGCTCCTGTTCTGCATAA
- a CDS encoding DUF7147 family protein, giving the protein MPQQFIELGEGYGDVYELLELIKTNQGRFHQAFILTSTKEDKKVASLAIALKPVGESKFMPIYICREGIPFHEEKPSKRQIMFEESIEQLGRKAVVVEIKHSSIFSEPKLFYQYLIGIMRLHHYIPALN; this is encoded by the coding sequence ATGCCACAACAATTTATAGAATTAGGAGAAGGCTATGGCGATGTTTATGAACTACTTGAACTTATTAAAACGAATCAAGGTCGCTTTCACCAAGCCTTTATACTAACATCTACAAAAGAAGATAAAAAGGTAGCTTCTTTAGCTATCGCTTTAAAACCAGTCGGAGAAAGTAAATTCATGCCGATTTATATTTGTCGCGAAGGCATCCCATTCCATGAAGAAAAGCCTTCCAAGCGTCAAATTATGTTCGAAGAAAGTATTGAACAACTAGGTCGAAAAGCGGTTGTTGTAGAAATAAAGCACTCTTCTATATTTTCGGAGCCAAAACTATTTTATCAATACTTAATTGGAATAATGAGACTTCATCACTATATTCCAGCATTAAACTAA
- a CDS encoding tartrate dehydrogenase has product MNTYRIAVIPGDGIGKEVVPAAIEVLDKVAQLDGSFTFEWTTFPWGCDYYLETGKMMPDNGIELLKGYDQIFLGAVGMPDLVPDHISLWGLLIKIRREMKQSINVRPAKLLQGLASPLRNPNGFDFVVVRENSEGEYSESGGRIHSGQDEIAIQNAIFTRKATERAMRYAFDMAKTRRQHVTSATKSNGLTYSMPFWDEVFEEVGKDYEAIGQATNHIDALAAFLVMKPENFDVIVASNLFGDILTDLGGAIMGSIGIAPAANLNIEREYPSMFEPVHGSAPDIAGKGIANPLGQIWTGKMMLDFLGYQELGSTVLNAMEASLAQGIKTGDLGGTATLREVTDAILAQLS; this is encoded by the coding sequence ATGAATACATATCGAATTGCTGTTATTCCAGGAGATGGTATTGGAAAAGAAGTAGTACCAGCAGCGATAGAAGTTTTAGACAAGGTTGCACAATTAGATGGAAGCTTTACATTTGAATGGACAACATTTCCATGGGGCTGTGATTATTATTTAGAAACAGGTAAAATGATGCCTGATAATGGCATCGAACTATTAAAGGGCTATGATCAAATCTTTTTAGGGGCAGTAGGAATGCCTGATCTAGTACCCGATCACATTTCCTTGTGGGGGTTATTAATTAAAATTCGTCGTGAAATGAAGCAGTCTATTAATGTACGTCCAGCGAAGCTGCTACAAGGCTTAGCATCACCATTACGTAATCCGAATGGCTTTGACTTTGTTGTTGTACGTGAAAACTCAGAAGGGGAGTATTCAGAGAGTGGTGGTCGTATTCATAGCGGACAGGATGAAATTGCCATTCAAAATGCAATCTTTACTAGAAAAGCGACCGAACGTGCGATGCGATATGCCTTTGATATGGCTAAAACCCGTCGTCAGCATGTTACTAGTGCAACAAAATCGAATGGTTTAACTTACAGCATGCCATTTTGGGATGAGGTATTTGAAGAAGTTGGTAAAGACTATGAAGCAATTGGACAAGCGACCAACCATATTGATGCGTTAGCAGCTTTCCTAGTGATGAAACCAGAAAATTTTGATGTAATCGTTGCTTCCAATTTATTTGGAGATATTTTAACAGATTTAGGTGGAGCTATTATGGGAAGTATCGGTATTGCTCCAGCAGCTAACTTAAATATTGAACGCGAATATCCTTCTATGTTTGAACCAGTTCATGGCTCCGCGCCAGATATTGCTGGAAAAGGAATTGCTAATCCGCTTGGGCAAATATGGACAGGCAAAATGATGCTTGATTTTTTAGGCTATCAAGAGCTAGGTTCAACGGTGCTAAATGCAATGGAGGCTTCATTGGCGCAAGGTATAAAAACCGGAGACTTAGGGGGAACTGCCACATTACGGGAGGTAACTGATGCAATTTTAGCTCAATTATCTTAA
- a CDS encoding RNA polymerase II has translation MKFAVSFFSILVLVVSGVLFFQYQAYSSDLETGNGAFHYSQEIEIVYRENSLDIRHHFKNLPNQKVKIKWPEDATNPTCFIDNENSCNRLSEEVSYFEKGETKSQSVSYIIPIEGGLKDKMLLQNVFATLTNGEVSYSVIHISTDSKTVGQWITGLPLVGQQQLSLVNYTMFSGNGTASDLYWQAGDLKAQEQTPVLTIYAQQAISKDFLKSLENLKFLNDEHIAIVQEKNPVAQHDERLLFLPTLTAQAVEQEVILSQIHSQYTFENSPAWLAEVVASYLVKDTIGSEKTKEIVQTLKDYMTASQQLAWQEAMDNLGQEPISPVTMDKLLSTVLNGKTSYFQLNATLENGTYPLLMEDERSIYVDGIHKKDVHVILYEGQVLYSADTLLPYLGYTAGEGKNGYYVNSDNRTFRFPKESGFYVFNQRRYSTISDPIIKIVDHYYVEEAWLQRLFLVELQKSDGRIQVLTQEQE, from the coding sequence ATGAAATTTGCAGTCAGTTTTTTTTCAATTTTAGTATTAGTCGTATCTGGTGTGTTGTTTTTCCAATATCAGGCCTATTCTTCTGATTTAGAGACAGGAAATGGTGCATTCCATTATTCACAGGAAATTGAGATTGTCTATCGTGAAAATAGTCTAGATATTCGTCACCATTTTAAAAACTTGCCAAATCAAAAGGTGAAAATAAAATGGCCAGAGGATGCAACAAACCCAACGTGTTTTATCGATAACGAAAATAGTTGTAATCGTTTATCAGAGGAAGTTTCCTATTTTGAAAAAGGCGAAACTAAATCACAATCCGTTTCATACATAATCCCAATCGAGGGTGGCTTAAAAGATAAAATGCTGCTTCAAAATGTCTTTGCCACTTTAACGAATGGAGAGGTATCGTATTCTGTCATACATATTTCAACAGATAGTAAAACTGTCGGACAATGGATAACAGGTTTACCTTTAGTAGGTCAGCAACAATTATCGCTTGTTAACTATACGATGTTTAGCGGCAATGGCACGGCGAGTGATTTATATTGGCAAGCTGGTGATTTAAAGGCGCAAGAGCAAACTCCTGTCTTAACAATTTATGCACAGCAGGCAATTTCAAAAGATTTCTTAAAATCACTCGAAAATTTAAAGTTCTTAAATGATGAGCATATAGCGATTGTTCAGGAGAAAAACCCTGTTGCCCAACATGACGAACGATTATTATTTTTACCAACGCTAACAGCACAAGCGGTTGAGCAGGAAGTGATTCTTTCGCAAATTCATTCACAATATACTTTTGAAAATTCACCGGCATGGTTGGCTGAAGTTGTGGCATCCTATTTAGTGAAGGATACGATAGGCTCAGAGAAGACAAAAGAAATTGTGCAAACATTAAAAGACTACATGACAGCAAGCCAACAGTTAGCATGGCAGGAAGCTATGGATAACCTTGGACAAGAACCAATCTCTCCGGTGACAATGGATAAGCTACTTTCAACAGTGTTAAATGGGAAAACTTCTTATTTCCAATTAAATGCAACACTAGAAAATGGTACGTATCCGTTATTAATGGAAGACGAGCGTAGTATTTATGTAGATGGCATTCATAAAAAAGATGTTCATGTTATTTTATATGAAGGTCAAGTATTATACAGTGCCGATACATTACTTCCTTACCTAGGATATACAGCAGGAGAAGGGAAGAACGGTTATTATGTAAATAGTGACAATCGAACATTCCGTTTCCCGAAAGAATCTGGTTTCTACGTGTTCAATCAACGTAGATATTCCACAATTTCTGATCCAATTATTAAAATTGTTGATCATTATTATGTAGAAGAAGCTTGGCTACAACGACTATTTTTAGTAGAACTACAAAAAAGTGATGGTCGAATTCAAGTTTTAACACAAGAACAAGAATAA
- a CDS encoding PaaI family thioesterase: MATSTKGQIEELLATILQHSTAEDEEVLLHLLNGIHGKQQGIHRRYINAALHMVGNFEPDSSEVRIPITPVIHNTIKVPHGGIIATIADAAMGGLASRSVPAGFNVVTTNINVSYIATTTNKELVARGRFVHKGRQTLVMECDIEDETGRKLAIATASFFVIQRR, translated from the coding sequence TTGGCAACATCAACTAAAGGACAAATTGAAGAATTACTCGCTACTATTTTACAACATAGTACAGCGGAGGATGAGGAAGTTTTACTACACTTGCTAAATGGTATTCACGGTAAACAACAAGGCATACATCGCCGTTATATCAATGCCGCTTTACATATGGTGGGCAACTTCGAGCCAGACAGTAGTGAGGTACGGATACCTATTACGCCCGTTATTCACAATACCATTAAAGTGCCACATGGAGGGATTATTGCAACAATTGCTGATGCCGCAATGGGCGGACTCGCATCGCGTTCTGTTCCAGCAGGCTTTAATGTTGTAACAACAAATATTAACGTCTCCTATATAGCAACCACGACCAATAAAGAATTAGTTGCACGAGGACGTTTTGTTCATAAGGGACGTCAAACACTTGTAATGGAATGTGACATTGAGGATGAAACTGGTCGTAAACTGGCAATTGCCACCGCTTCGTTCTTTGTTATTCAGCGTCGTTAG
- the coaD gene encoding pantetheine-phosphate adenylyltransferase, whose product MEKIAVVPGSFDPVTFGHLDIIKRAADVFDIVYVAVLNNSSKHPLFSVEERMALMAEVTKELPNVRIESSSGLLIDYAKEKNAKAIVRGLRAVSDFEYEMQITSMNRFLDETIETFFIMTKNQYSFLSSSIVKEVAKYGGNVHELVPVCVEQALKEKYGFAK is encoded by the coding sequence TTGGAGAAAATTGCTGTTGTTCCTGGAAGTTTTGATCCTGTTACATTTGGTCACCTAGATATAATTAAGCGTGCAGCTGATGTTTTTGATATTGTTTATGTTGCGGTTTTAAACAATTCATCAAAGCACCCATTATTTTCTGTAGAAGAGCGTATGGCATTAATGGCTGAAGTTACAAAGGAATTGCCGAATGTACGAATTGAAAGTTCTTCAGGTCTCCTTATTGATTATGCTAAAGAAAAGAACGCAAAGGCGATTGTTCGCGGCTTACGAGCAGTTTCGGATTTCGAATACGAAATGCAAATTACTTCAATGAACCGCTTTCTTGATGAGACGATTGAAACATTTTTCATCATGACAAAAAATCAATATTCGTTCTTAAGCTCTAGCATTGTGAAAGAAGTAGCAAAGTATGGAGGCAATGTTCATGAACTTGTTCCAGTTTGCGTGGAACAAGCTTTAAAAGAAAAATACGGTTTTGCTAAATAA